One genomic window of Caenorhabditis elegans chromosome I includes the following:
- the C27C7.5 gene encoding Galectin (Partially confirmed by transcript evidence) — MIVSWGRPTEMSPGSTVDQVLWDTCVKYCYNSMYCVLAYGNDSSCTLFDFGDVSTVEKLDPEENLKVAMKINNSTADTTCPTSISGSFPSKMRSMWETFTNSNYNITFTGDLWKFSYQDKVTQAGSNYALPYTIIFPDGHFKLKQSIVLIGYPSEQRWFLNIESSIGEVLFHFNPRPEVNEVVRSTHRNGVWEMYESSGGYPFTAGQQFNLTITNSISDLQMYINQVWFADYRHRTPNPAEDYVKLWVQVAVYVDSLEILG; from the exons ATGATAGTGTCCTGGGGTCGTCCAACAGAAATGAGCCCCGGGAGCACAGTAGATCAGGTGTTGTGGGATACTTGCGTCAAGTATTGTTACAATTCTATGTATTGTGTTTTGGCATACGGAAATGACAGTTCGTGTACTTTATTCGATTTTGGTGATGTTTCAACAGTAGAAAAGTTGGACCCAGAGGAGAATTTGAAAGTCGCAATGAAG ATTAACAATTCCACGGCAGATACTACCTGCCCTACAAGTATTTCAGGCTCTTTTCCATCGAAAATGCGGAGCATGTGGGAAACTTTCACCAATTCAAATTATAACATCACTTTTACCGGTGATCTATGGAAGTTTTCTTATCAAG ataaagttACGCAGGCTGGGAGCAACTACGCCCTACCGTACACTATTATATTTCCCGACGGGCATTTTAAACTGAAACAGAGTATTGTGTTAATTGGTTATCCATCAGAACAGAGGTGGTTCCTCAATATAGAATCATCAATTGGAGAAGTCCTGTTTCATTTCAACCCGAGACCAGAAGTCAATGAG GTTGTCCGGTCAACTCATCGAAACGGAGTTTGGGAAATGTATGAGAGTAGTGGAGGATATCCATTTACAGCTGGGCAACAATTCAATTTGACAATTACCAATAGCATCAGTGATCTACAAATGTACATTAATCAAGTATGGTTTGCTGATTATAGACATAGAACTCCGAATCCTGCTGAAGACTATGTGAAGTTGTGGGTTCAGGTGGCAGTGTACGTGGATTCATTGGAGATTTTGGGATGA
- the C27C7.5 gene encoding Galectin (Partially confirmed by transcript evidence) codes for MKALIFLVSLVNMVYTYTMIVSWGRPTEMSPGSTVDQVLWDTCVKYCYNSMYCVLAYGNDSSCTLFDFGDVSTVEKLDPEENLKVAMKINNSTADTTCPTSISGSFPSKMRSMWETFTNSNYNITFTGDLWKFSYQDKVTQAGSNYALPYTIIFPDGHFKLKQSIVLIGYPSEQRWFLNIESSIGEVLFHFNPRPEVNEVVRSTHRNGVWEMYESSGGYPFTAGQQFNLTITNSISDLQMYINQVWFADYRHRTPNPAEDYVKLWVQVAVYVDSLEILG; via the exons ATGAAGGCTTTGATATTTCTAGTTAGTCTAGTCAATATG GTGTACACTTACACTATGATAGTGTCCTGGGGTCGTCCAACAGAAATGAGCCCCGGGAGCACAGTAGATCAGGTGTTGTGGGATACTTGCGTCAAGTATTGTTACAATTCTATGTATTGTGTTTTGGCATACGGAAATGACAGTTCGTGTACTTTATTCGATTTTGGTGATGTTTCAACAGTAGAAAAGTTGGACCCAGAGGAGAATTTGAAAGTCGCAATGAAG ATTAACAATTCCACGGCAGATACTACCTGCCCTACAAGTATTTCAGGCTCTTTTCCATCGAAAATGCGGAGCATGTGGGAAACTTTCACCAATTCAAATTATAACATCACTTTTACCGGTGATCTATGGAAGTTTTCTTATCAAG ataaagttACGCAGGCTGGGAGCAACTACGCCCTACCGTACACTATTATATTTCCCGACGGGCATTTTAAACTGAAACAGAGTATTGTGTTAATTGGTTATCCATCAGAACAGAGGTGGTTCCTCAATATAGAATCATCAATTGGAGAAGTCCTGTTTCATTTCAACCCGAGACCAGAAGTCAATGAG GTTGTCCGGTCAACTCATCGAAACGGAGTTTGGGAAATGTATGAGAGTAGTGGAGGATATCCATTTACAGCTGGGCAACAATTCAATTTGACAATTACCAATAGCATCAGTGATCTACAAATGTACATTAATCAAGTATGGTTTGCTGATTATAGACATAGAACTCCGAATCCTGCTGAAGACTATGTGAAGTTGTGGGTTCAGGTGGCAGTGTACGTGGATTCATTGGAGATTTTGGGATGA
- the C27C7.7 gene encoding RING-type E3 ubiquitin transferase (Partially confirmed by transcript evidence), which produces MSTINYKMHVLAKIIASENDEMISPAIKDLNNYKVSMETLEKHNIPLLITQNCPYNPFAMNLKSMILQWKNEQLQAEQPRLLTKLAEHLGSNRHCSQLVLQLLIGLMNLENMELVRSSCRILSKLEFKLEEIERLEILERAMKVQEQVEEASELVMKILEQLEQEDSGIFVEDEEDEGGENPIVMEICMLYLAECLKTEDNLKITSAITLLGTLAPSLALYRKYNIQYLIYQHGIKCALELWDMLEHTEHLEMAQEKLEAFKKFITESYNQSPVTGTTVAVLTEHLKEDEEFVVRSTLEFFLKMPISLEQFEQNRSEFVIRELEESDLAVLVIRKIEELRNSKKFDFK; this is translated from the exons ATGAGCACAATAAACTACAAAATGCACGTTTTGGCGAAAATCATAGCGTCGGAAAATGATGAGATG ATCTCTCCAGCAATCAAAGACTTAAATAACTATAAAGTATCTATGGAAACTCTCGAAAAACACAATATCCCTCTTCTCATAACCCAAAACTGCCCTTACAACCCATTTGCCATGAATCTCAAGTCAATGATTCTTCAGTGGAAAAATGAGCAACTTCAAGCGGAGCAGCCAAGACTTCTCACAAAACTCGCGGAGCATCTCGGATCAAATCGGCATTGCTCTCAACTTGTGCTCCAACTCCTCATAGGTCTTATGAATCTGGAAAACATGGAACTTGTTAGATCCTCCTGTCGAATTCTGAGCAAGTTAGAATTTAAGTTAGAGGAAATTGAGCGActtgaaattctggaaagaGCAATGAAAGTTCAGGAGCAAGTAGAAGAAGCCAGTGAGTTGGTGATGAAGATTTTGGAGCAGCTTGAGCAAGAAGATTCCGGAATTTTTGTGGAAGATGAGGAGGATGAGGGGGGTGAAAATCCAATTGTGATGGAAATTTGCATGCTTTATCTGGCAGAATGTCTGAAAACGGAAGACAATTTAAAG atcaCCAGCGCAATCACCTTGCTCGGCACCCTTGCTCCATCATTAGCTTTATACCGAAAATACAATATTCAATATTTGATCTACCAGCATGGCATCAAATGTGCTCTCGAGCTATGGGATATGCTCGAACACACGGAGCATCTGGAAATGGCTCAGGAGAAGCTGGAggccttcaaaaaatttataacggAAAGTTATAACCAGTCACCGGTGACAGGTACTACGGTAGCTGTGCTCACGGAGCATTTGAAGGAAGACGAGGAGTTTGTG gttcGGAGCACACTGGAGTTCTTCCTGAAAATGCCGATTTCGTTGGAGCAATTTGAGCAAAACCGGTCAGAATTTGTCATTCGCGAGCTTGAAGAATCTGATCTCGCAGTTCTAGTTATcaggaaaattgaagaattaagaaacagtaaaaaatttgatttcaaataa